The following are encoded together in the bacterium genome:
- the arcC gene encoding carbamate kinase, whose amino-acid sequence MQLAVIAIGGNSLIRDPSHLEVSDQYAAVCETARHIAELAERGYNPIITHGNGPQVGWILRRSEIAYEVAGLHRVPLVSCNADTQGALGYQIQQAMDNEFHRRGLHKLSATIVTQIIVAQDDPAFTNPTKPIGEFYTEEQANKIRVEHPDWTLMNDAGRGYRRVVPSPEPLEIVELELIERLARDGYCVVCVGGGGIPVVRESDGNLKGLDAVIDKDYASSLLASKLHADLFIISTSVPLVYLNYGKSNQQALNRVTVAEMKQYIKENQFAPGSMLPKVQAVIRFLEQGGREAIITNPESLADAVDGKAGTHIVP is encoded by the coding sequence ATGCAATTAGCAGTGATTGCGATTGGCGGGAATTCGTTGATTCGTGACCCCTCTCATCTCGAAGTGTCCGACCAGTATGCAGCGGTCTGTGAGACTGCTAGACATATTGCGGAATTAGCTGAACGGGGCTATAATCCTATTATCACCCACGGCAATGGTCCGCAAGTCGGCTGGATATTGCGTCGGTCGGAAATTGCGTATGAAGTAGCTGGTTTACATCGGGTTCCGTTAGTAAGTTGTAATGCTGATACGCAAGGTGCGCTCGGATACCAGATACAGCAGGCGATGGATAATGAATTTCATAGACGAGGATTGCACAAGCTATCCGCTACGATTGTTACGCAAATAATTGTCGCTCAAGATGACCCAGCGTTCACTAACCCGACTAAACCGATTGGCGAGTTTTATACCGAAGAGCAAGCGAATAAAATCCGGGTCGAACATCCGGATTGGACTTTAATGAACGATGCTGGCCGAGGATACCGCAGAGTTGTTCCTTCTCCGGAACCATTGGAAATAGTTGAACTGGAACTTATTGAACGGCTCGCGCGTGATGGATATTGTGTTGTCTGTGTTGGCGGGGGTGGGATTCCTGTCGTTCGCGAGAGCGACGGGAACCTCAAAGGACTCGATGCGGTTATTGATAAAGACTACGCTTCGAGCTTATTAGCATCAAAACTCCATGCGGATTTATTTATTATTTCGACCTCAGTTCCGTTAGTCTATTTGAATTATGGTAAATCGAACCAACAAGCGTTAAATCGGGTTACCGTTGCTGAAATGAAACAATATATCAAAGAGAACCAGTTTGCGCCTGGTAGTATGCTTCCGAAAGTTCAGGCAGTAATTCGTTTCTTAGAACAGGGTGGTCGAGAAGCAATTATCACCAATCCTGAATCGTTAGCCGATGCCGTAGACGGAAAAGCCGGAACCCATATCGTTCCATAA
- a CDS encoding VCBS repeat-containing protein, whose translation MQKKTINLLLWVIPVCMIGMIVVGLVGIFYYLTHPKPIMNFHKPTPYTMSEDEIAEFKKVETLMASDSTRYCEADFNGDGILDRAYANGLDTEIIFSIGTDKEKKARRMQLGTSGFTCIACADMNQDGKIDLILGDPGDNRIDILYNDGKGNFAFSFTLRKRSDRIGLGHQGTIFIVKDINQDNLPDIIYKSYSDDYYACINRGATEKLSILTPKLK comes from the coding sequence ATGCAGAAGAAAACAATAAATTTACTATTGTGGGTTATCCCTGTTTGCATGATAGGTATGATTGTTGTAGGACTTGTTGGCATTTTTTATTATCTGACGCATCCGAAACCGATTATGAATTTTCATAAACCTACACCTTATACAATGTCTGAAGATGAAATAGCTGAATTTAAAAAAGTAGAAACTTTGATGGCATCCGATTCCACAAGGTATTGTGAAGCGGATTTTAATGGTGATGGAATTCTCGACCGCGCTTATGCAAACGGTTTGGATACAGAAATTATATTCAGTATCGGAACCGATAAAGAAAAAAAAGCTCGTCGTATGCAACTTGGAACCTCTGGATTTACCTGCATTGCCTGCGCAGATATGAATCAGGATGGTAAAATCGACCTAATTCTTGGTGACCCCGGAGATAATAGAATTGATATTTTATATAACGATGGAAAGGGAAATTTTGCATTTAGTTTTACATTGAGAAAACGCAGCGATAGAATAGGGTTAGGACATCAAGGGACGATATTTATTGTTAAAGATATTAACCAAGATAATTTACCTGATATTATATACAAGTCGTACTCTGATGATTATTATGCTTGCATAAACCGTGGTGCTACGGAAAAGCTTTCTATTTTAACTCCAAAACTGAAATAA